In the genome of Halococcus hamelinensis 100A6, the window ATGGCGAGCGCCCAGCTCGGGGCGGCGATCCCGAACGTGCTCGCCGTGGAGTACCACTCCTACCAGCTCGGCTGGTGGGAGGACCTGGTCGAGGAGTCGGTGCTCGGGACGGGCCGACTCCCGATCCCCGACGAGCCCGGACTGGGGCTCACGCTCGACTTCGACACCGTCGGCGAGCACCTCGTCGCCGGCGAGACCCTCTTCGACGAGACGTAATCGAAACATCGAATATATCCTTAGTTCTCGCGGGTCGAACATAGACGAAACTGAGACGTTCTCCGAATCGCCGGAGACCACGACTGATCTCCATTGCTGCAACCGACAGCACCCAGATCGAACGACCGACAACCGATACTAACAGCGGAATTTTGAGCGAGTGATAGTCCGCGGGGCGTCGTGGTGGTTGTCCGATAGCTCCAGGGTAGCAGATCAGATACTGATGACATCCAACCGAACTTCGTTTGCGCTGTCGAGGACTTTTCTGGGGAAATCCCGAGTAAAACGTTCGTTCTGGATCCGATAGGACGGTCCCGAAACACCTACCGCACCGAGGACTTGGTCGTCTCCGTCGAGAATTGGCGCTGCAACGCACCGCAGTCCTGCCCGTTCCTTTTCGTCATCGAAGGCAACCCCTCGTTCCCGTATTCCCGCTAATTCCCGAGTGAGGTCATCGTACTGGGTAGAGACTGAACCAGCCTCGGCAGCTGTCGTTGGTTTGTCGATGATGTCGACCACACTCTCCTCGGGAAGATGAGCTAAGATAGATCTGCCAAGGGCCGTGGTGACAAGCGGAAGCCGTGTGCCATCGACGAACCTGGGAGCGATCGCGTTCTCTCCCTCTACGCGGTATAGATACGTTCCGT includes:
- a CDS encoding IclR family transcriptional regulator; this encodes MGDRTQYAIRSVGTLFSVIRALKEMDGGTASELADHLDIPESTLHNYLSTLVQEGYVVKDGTSYGIGIRFLEYGTYAKRQIELYNVAKPKIDGLAHSTGELASLMIEDDGHGTYLYRVEGENAIAPRFVDGTRLPLVTTALGRSILAHLPEESVVDIIDKPTTAAEAGSVSTQYDDLTRELAGIRERGVAFDDEKERAGLRCVAAPILDGDDQVLGAVGVSGPSYRIQNERFTRDFPRKVLDSANEVRLDVISI